One Mangrovimonas cancribranchiae DNA segment encodes these proteins:
- the mutL gene encoding DNA mismatch repair endonuclease MutL, with protein MADIIQLLPDHVANQIAAGEVVQRPASVVKELLENAIDAKATNIKLLVKDAGKTLIQVIDNGCGMSVTDARLSFERHATSKIRSADDLFQLNTKGFRGEALASIAAIAHVELKSKQEVDDVGTHLVIEGSKVVSQEVTVTPIGTSIAVKNLFFNIPARRNFLKSNQVEFRHITDEFQRVAMAHPNVTFLLIHNGSELFNLPASNFRQRIVNIFGSKTNEKLVPVNEDTEVLKISGFVGKPEFAKKTRGEQFFFVNNRFIKSGYLNHAINAAFEGLLKDGTHASYFLNLDVPPETIDINIHPTKTEIKFDDEHTLYAIIRSAVKHSLGQFNIAPILDFERDANLDTPYGYKNKHAETPKIEVDRSFNPFQDKANSGKQQPASLKPKPSSSWESLYVDLESKGNSKQELSNFDDIQFESTTKTSSLFEENTVEKSKTTFQLHNKYVISTIKSGMLVLDQNKAHQRVLYENYLQQLTLKESVSQQLLFPVLLNFSAHEIDIIKQVKDDLEHTGFIFSKFEKDAVEISGVPINVPESEVNDVLEQVINDIQNDVPDSHFSAMDLLAKSMAKSLAIKTGQLLSNSEQEHLVNSLFACKEPNMSPNNKTTFITLSVDELDKKFN; from the coding sequence ATGGCAGATATTATTCAGTTATTACCAGATCATGTAGCTAACCAAATCGCTGCTGGAGAGGTTGTACAAAGACCCGCTTCGGTTGTTAAAGAACTTTTGGAAAACGCTATTGATGCTAAAGCCACAAACATAAAGCTTCTAGTAAAAGATGCTGGAAAAACCTTAATTCAAGTTATAGATAATGGCTGTGGCATGAGTGTTACCGATGCGCGTTTAAGTTTCGAGCGTCATGCTACATCAAAAATACGGTCTGCTGATGATCTTTTTCAATTAAATACCAAGGGGTTTCGTGGCGAAGCTCTTGCTAGTATTGCCGCTATTGCCCATGTTGAGTTAAAAAGCAAACAAGAAGTCGATGATGTCGGCACACATTTGGTTATAGAAGGAAGCAAAGTGGTCTCTCAAGAGGTTACGGTTACTCCTATTGGCACATCTATTGCCGTTAAAAATTTATTTTTCAATATTCCTGCTAGACGTAATTTTCTAAAGTCCAATCAAGTAGAATTTCGCCATATTACCGATGAATTTCAGCGTGTTGCTATGGCGCATCCTAATGTTACGTTTTTATTGATTCATAACGGTAGTGAGCTTTTTAATTTACCCGCCAGCAATTTTAGACAACGTATTGTAAATATTTTTGGCAGTAAAACCAATGAAAAATTAGTTCCTGTAAATGAAGATACCGAAGTGCTTAAGATTTCTGGCTTTGTAGGAAAACCTGAGTTTGCTAAAAAAACACGTGGCGAACAGTTTTTCTTTGTAAATAATCGGTTTATTAAAAGCGGGTATTTAAATCATGCTATAAATGCTGCTTTTGAAGGACTTTTAAAAGACGGTACACATGCCAGTTATTTTTTAAATCTTGATGTGCCGCCAGAAACTATCGATATTAATATTCATCCTACAAAAACTGAAATAAAATTTGATGATGAACATACGCTTTATGCTATAATTCGTTCGGCTGTAAAGCATAGTTTGGGGCAATTCAATATTGCGCCTATTTTAGATTTTGAAAGAGATGCCAACCTAGACACACCTTACGGCTATAAAAATAAACACGCCGAAACGCCAAAAATTGAAGTGGATAGAAGCTTTAATCCGTTTCAAGATAAAGCAAATTCTGGTAAGCAACAACCAGCGTCTTTAAAACCGAAACCATCGAGTAGTTGGGAAAGTCTTTATGTCGATTTAGAATCGAAAGGAAATAGCAAGCAAGAACTTTCAAATTTTGACGATATTCAGTTTGAAAGTACTACCAAAACCTCTTCTCTATTTGAAGAAAATACCGTAGAAAAAAGTAAAACAACATTTCAGTTGCATAACAAATATGTTATCAGTACAATTAAATCTGGCATGTTGGTTTTAGATCAAAATAAGGCACATCAGCGTGTGCTATACGAAAACTACTTACAACAACTAACGCTAAAAGAAAGTGTTAGTCAACAGTTACTATTTCCTGTTTTGCTAAATTTTTCAGCACATGAAATTGACATTATTAAACAGGTTAAAGACGATTTAGAGCATACAGGGTTTATTTTTTCTAAGTTTGAAAAAGATGCTGTTGAAATCTCTGGTGTTCCTATTAATGTTCCTGAAAGTGAAGTTAACGATGTACTAGAACAAGTTATTAACGACATACAAAATGATGTCCCCGATAGCCATTTTAGCGCTATGGATTTATTAGCCAAATCTATGGCTAAAAGTTTAGCTATTAAAACAGGGCAACTATTATCAAACTCTGAACAAGAACACTTAGTAAATAGCTTATTTGCTTGTAAAGAGCCTAACATGTCGCCCAACAACAAGACAACATTTATTACGTTATCTGTTGATGAGTTAGATAAAAAGTTTAATTAA
- the ribH gene encoding 6,7-dimethyl-8-ribityllumazine synthase, which translates to MATANKNLSEYDKNTIPNAKNFRFGIVVSEWNDSITEGLFQGAHQTLLDNGAQENNILRYNVPGSFELIYGCKKMQQHNVDAVIAIGSVIQGETKHFDFVCEGVTQGIKDLNILHNVPVIFCVLTDNTMQQAIDRSGGKHGNKGTEAAIAAIKMAVLEKQSHS; encoded by the coding sequence ATGGCAACAGCAAATAAAAACTTATCAGAATACGATAAAAACACCATCCCAAACGCGAAAAACTTTCGGTTTGGGATTGTTGTTTCTGAATGGAATGATTCCATAACAGAAGGGTTGTTTCAAGGTGCACACCAAACACTTTTAGATAATGGCGCTCAAGAAAATAATATTTTAAGATATAATGTTCCTGGAAGTTTCGAACTTATTTATGGCTGTAAAAAAATGCAGCAACACAATGTTGATGCTGTTATCGCTATAGGGAGTGTTATTCAAGGAGAAACCAAACATTTCGATTTTGTTTGCGAAGGTGTTACTCAAGGTATTAAAGACCTAAACATTTTACACAATGTGCCTGTTATTTTTTGTGTACTAACCGATAATACAATGCAACAAGCCATAGACCGTTCTGGTGGAAAACACGGTAACAAAGGTACAGAAGCTGCTATTGCAGCCATAAAAATGGCTGTTCTGGAAAAACAATCCCATAGTTAA
- a CDS encoding DUF6122 family protein, which yields MMRFFVHYGCHFILPIVIALLFFKSKWKQAALIMLAAILIDLDHLLATPIFDNSRCSIGFHPLHSYYAIGFYMVLLFPKVTRVIGVGLLLHMLADSLDCLLM from the coding sequence ATGATGCGTTTTTTTGTGCATTATGGATGCCACTTTATTTTACCCATAGTAATAGCACTTTTATTTTTTAAATCTAAATGGAAGCAAGCTGCGTTAATAATGCTCGCAGCCATACTTATAGATTTAGACCATTTACTCGCAACACCAATTTTCGATAATAGTAGATGTAGTATTGGGTTTCATCCGCTACATTCATATTATGCTATAGGTTTTTATATGGTATTATTATTTCCTAAAGTAACCAGAGTTATAGGTGTTGGCTTATTACTCCATATGCTAGCAGATAGTTTAGATTGCTTATTAATGTAG
- a CDS encoding rhomboid family intramembrane serine protease: protein MTSLNQDIQNKLNNLNVFEKLIGINLLLFLIGLILRPILSIQNSLSWLELPSDFMAFLLQPWSIITYAFAHYDFWHIIFNMLWLYFIGRMFLNLFNVKLGLNIYFLGAICGGILFLAGYNLLPDFFNTNTRLVGASAAVRALLIFMCAYMPSMSVRFFTFNIKLWHIGVVIVVFDIIGLFGLNAGGNLAHLGGAILGYFYAIQLQKGTDIGKGFEKLMDSIMGLFKSSKNTPLKTVHRKKRASKDKMAGYSKEEFDEFNKQKRIDIILDKISKSGYDSLTKEEKEFLFRAGK from the coding sequence GTGACCTCACTAAATCAAGACATACAAAACAAACTTAACAACCTAAATGTTTTTGAAAAACTTATAGGTATCAATCTATTACTGTTTTTAATTGGCCTTATTTTACGACCTATTTTAAGTATTCAAAATAGTTTAAGTTGGTTAGAGCTACCAAGCGATTTTATGGCTTTTTTGTTACAGCCATGGAGCATTATTACTTATGCTTTTGCTCATTACGATTTCTGGCATATTATTTTTAATATGCTTTGGCTATACTTTATTGGCCGTATGTTTTTAAACCTATTTAATGTAAAACTAGGGTTAAACATTTACTTTTTAGGAGCTATTTGTGGTGGCATTTTATTTTTAGCTGGTTACAATTTACTTCCAGATTTTTTTAACACCAACACCAGATTAGTCGGTGCCTCCGCTGCAGTTAGAGCATTGCTTATTTTCATGTGTGCCTACATGCCTAGCATGTCTGTTAGGTTTTTTACGTTTAATATAAAATTATGGCACATAGGAGTTGTTATTGTTGTATTTGATATCATTGGATTGTTTGGTTTAAATGCTGGTGGTAATTTGGCCCATTTAGGCGGTGCCATCTTAGGCTATTTTTATGCTATTCAATTGCAAAAAGGAACAGATATAGGTAAAGGTTTTGAAAAACTTATGGACAGCATTATGGGGCTTTTTAAAAGCTCTAAAAATACGCCTTTAAAAACAGTACATCGAAAAAAAAGAGCATCAAAAGATAAGATGGCTGGCTACTCAAAAGAAGAGTTTGATGAGTTTAACAAGCAAAAACGTATCGATATTATCTTAGATAAAATAAGTAAAAGTGGTTACGATAGCTTAACTAAAGAAGAAAAAGAGTTCTTATTTAGAGCTGGAAAATAA
- a CDS encoding endonuclease/exonuclease/phosphatase family protein translates to MKKLKLLDKLIYLINALVATLLLLSYLLPFVPPKNFALLSVLSLSVPFLTLVNVLFFIYWLVKVKKQMLLSLFVLAIGYISFGSVYKFSSSSGKTQFPKTTLSVMNYNVRLFNLYEWIKEKHIEDSITSFIKRKSPDILCLQEYHPHKNVNLSFFKHKYEKVSGKKTKYGQAIFSKYPIINSGSVAFPNTSNNAIFADIVKEKDTIRVYNVHLQSLRIDTNVDKLKQEDSERLFKRVGETFKMQQLQTELFLKHKEQCNYKMIVAGDFNNTAFSYVYKNIKENLTDSFEEAGNGFGRTYDFKFFPVRIDFILADPSFKVERFKTFDEKFSDHYPIMTHLSLH, encoded by the coding sequence ATGAAAAAACTAAAGCTTTTAGATAAACTTATTTACCTAATTAATGCTTTAGTGGCTACACTACTCTTGCTATCCTACCTGTTACCATTTGTACCACCAAAAAATTTCGCTTTACTTTCTGTATTAAGTTTAAGTGTCCCTTTCTTAACGTTAGTTAACGTCTTATTTTTTATTTACTGGCTAGTTAAGGTAAAAAAACAAATGCTTTTATCGCTTTTTGTGCTTGCGATAGGCTATATAAGTTTTGGTTCTGTTTACAAGTTTTCATCATCATCTGGAAAAACGCAATTCCCCAAAACAACACTTTCTGTAATGAATTACAATGTAAGGTTGTTTAACTTATACGAGTGGATAAAAGAAAAGCACATAGAAGACAGTATAACATCGTTTATTAAAAGAAAATCACCCGATATTTTATGCTTACAGGAATATCATCCACATAAAAACGTCAACCTATCGTTTTTTAAACATAAATATGAAAAGGTTTCTGGCAAGAAAACAAAATACGGACAAGCCATTTTTTCAAAATACCCTATTATAAATTCAGGATCTGTAGCATTCCCAAACACATCAAACAATGCCATTTTTGCCGACATTGTAAAAGAAAAAGACACTATAAGAGTTTATAACGTTCATTTGCAATCGCTACGTATAGACACTAATGTTGATAAGCTTAAACAAGAAGATTCTGAACGTTTATTTAAACGTGTAGGTGAAACTTTTAAAATGCAACAGCTTCAAACCGAATTATTTTTGAAACACAAGGAACAATGCAACTATAAAATGATTGTTGCTGGCGATTTTAATAACACTGCTTTTTCGTACGTTTATAAAAATATAAAAGAGAACTTAACAGATAGTTTTGAGGAAGCTGGAAATGGTTTTGGAAGAACTTATGACTTTAAATTCTTTCCCGTTAGAATAGATTTTATTCTAGCCGATCCAAGTTTTAAAGTGGAGCGTTTTAAAACATTTGATGAAAAGTTTTCCGATCACTACCCTATAATGACGCATTTATCACTACATTAA
- a CDS encoding riboflavin synthase subunit beta — MGVFKTRKNKKFSYTPRHYKGDSNPYEIKHKFDEYRKTVDSSGGLKGKINNAWDDYKNNTDEKANKRVLIIILVLILIFLFIIDFDLSIFFKN; from the coding sequence ATGGGAGTATTTAAGACCAGAAAAAATAAAAAGTTTAGTTATACGCCACGCCATTATAAAGGTGATAGTAATCCTTATGAAATAAAACATAAGTTTGACGAATACAGAAAAACGGTAGATTCTTCTGGAGGCTTAAAAGGTAAAATAAACAATGCTTGGGATGACTATAAAAACAATACTGATGAGAAGGCTAACAAACGTGTTTTAATTATAATCCTTGTCTTAATTTTAATATTTCTTTTTATTATCGACTTCGATTTGTCAATATTCTTTAAAAACTAA
- a CDS encoding lipocalin family protein: MKYITALLSCLFVMSCSQNKNIQDLNGYWEIEEVVMPDGTKKAYNFNNTIDFIELTSDSTGFRKKLKPNFNGTYETSNVVIEETFVVKKENDSLHLYYKTPYSSWKETILLLDEEALQVINKNQIIYTYKPYHPIKIE, from the coding sequence ATGAAATATATTACAGCCTTATTATCATGTTTATTTGTAATGTCCTGTTCCCAGAACAAGAATATTCAAGATTTAAACGGGTATTGGGAAATAGAAGAAGTTGTAATGCCAGATGGCACTAAAAAAGCTTATAATTTTAATAATACCATAGATTTTATAGAGTTAACGAGTGATTCCACAGGATTTAGGAAGAAATTAAAACCTAATTTTAATGGCACTTACGAAACATCGAATGTAGTTATTGAAGAAACATTCGTTGTAAAAAAAGAAAATGACAGTTTACATCTTTATTACAAAACACCTTATAGTAGTTGGAAAGAGACGATACTTTTACTTGATGAAGAAGCGTTACAAGTCATTAATAAAAACCAGATTATTTACACGTATAAACCTTATCACCCCATAAAAATAGAATAA
- the recF gene encoding DNA replication/repair protein RecF (All proteins in this family for which functions are known are DNA-binding proteins that assist the filamentation of RecA onto DNA for the initiation of recombination or recombinational repair.): MVLKSLSLLNYKNFESQSYVFNDKINCFVGNNGVGKTNVLDAIYLLSFGKSYFNPISSQNIKHGESFFVVNGDYDKEGDTEKVVVSLKKGQKKTIKRNGKAYDKLSDHIGFLPLVIISPADRDLIIEGSATRRKFIDSVISQGDKVYLEQLINYNKILAQRNSLLKYFALNNTFNQDTLDVYDEQLNGYATHIFEKRQQFLETFSTIFQKRYQAISGGNETVELDYKSNLFDDDLKSLLKQNLNKDKALQYTSVGVHKDDLIFNIGDYPVKKFGSQGQQKSFLIALKLAQFDFIKEQSGVNPILLLDDIFDKLDETRVAQIIKLVDNENFGQLFISDTHAERTEHVVKQVHQSYEIFKLS; this comes from the coding sequence ATGGTTTTAAAATCTTTATCCTTATTGAATTATAAAAATTTTGAAAGCCAATCTTATGTTTTTAACGATAAGATAAACTGTTTTGTGGGGAATAATGGTGTAGGAAAAACTAATGTTTTAGATGCTATTTACCTATTGTCTTTTGGGAAAAGTTATTTTAATCCTATCTCTTCTCAAAACATTAAGCATGGTGAATCTTTTTTTGTAGTTAATGGCGATTATGATAAAGAAGGCGATACAGAAAAAGTAGTTGTAAGTTTAAAAAAGGGACAAAAGAAAACAATTAAGAGAAACGGAAAAGCTTACGATAAGCTTAGCGATCATATTGGGTTTTTACCATTAGTTATTATTTCTCCTGCCGATAGAGATTTAATTATAGAGGGAAGTGCCACAAGACGAAAATTTATAGATAGTGTTATTTCTCAAGGCGATAAAGTGTATTTAGAGCAGTTAATTAACTACAATAAAATTTTAGCGCAACGAAACTCACTGTTAAAGTATTTTGCGTTAAACAATACTTTTAATCAAGACACTTTAGATGTTTATGACGAGCAATTAAACGGATATGCAACACATATTTTTGAGAAACGACAACAGTTTTTAGAAACATTTTCAACCATTTTTCAAAAGCGTTATCAAGCCATAAGTGGCGGTAATGAAACTGTTGAGTTAGATTATAAAAGTAATTTGTTTGACGATGATTTAAAATCGTTATTAAAGCAAAACTTAAACAAAGATAAAGCGTTACAATATACAAGTGTTGGTGTTCATAAAGACGATTTAATTTTTAATATTGGTGATTATCCTGTTAAAAAATTTGGAAGTCAAGGGCAACAAAAATCATTTTTAATAGCTTTAAAGTTGGCGCAATTCGATTTTATTAAGGAACAAAGTGGCGTTAATCCTATTTTGTTATTAGACGATATTTTCGATAAATTAGATGAAACACGTGTAGCGCAAATAATAAAATTGGTAGATAATGAGAATTTTGGCCAATTATTTATAAGCGATACACATGCCGAAAGAACAGAGCATGTGGTTAAACAAGTTCATCAATCTTACGAAATTTTTAAACTATCTTAA
- a CDS encoding DUF721 domain-containing protein has protein sequence MSKRHTEHLSLSEVLKEFVETNNLESGLDKVNIKNVWHDMMGPGISNYTTAISLKQDVLYVSLSSSVLREELSYGKEKIVTMLNENLGKDLIKKVVLK, from the coding sequence ATGTCAAAACGTCATACAGAACATTTAAGTTTATCAGAAGTTTTAAAAGAATTTGTGGAAACCAACAATCTAGAAAGTGGCTTAGACAAAGTTAATATTAAGAATGTCTGGCATGATATGATGGGGCCAGGCATTAGTAATTATACAACAGCTATTTCTTTAAAGCAAGATGTATTGTATGTAAGTTTAAGTTCTAGTGTTTTACGAGAAGAATTAAGTTATGGCAAAGAAAAAATAGTTACCATGCTTAACGAGAATCTAGGAAAAGACCTTATAAAAAAGGTGGTTTTAAAATAA
- a CDS encoding rhomboid family intramembrane serine protease: MNNITDTVKHLLIINVIMFVGTLAIGNNGVLFYDWFALHFPKNDTFQLWQIFTHMFMHGGFMHLFFNMFALWMFGTAVEQRFGSKKFLFFYISSGLGAALIMIGYYFFQYYSGLSTLNESGFDTAQVIDVLKSGYNRYDTRWESVLNQDQLGNFVGVFNSTMVGASGAIMGVLVAFGMLYPESKLMLIFLPIPIKAKYFIPGIIILDLISAVTGQSFFSPSNTAYVAHVGGALTGFLIMWYWKKTQFNKNRWD, encoded by the coding sequence ATAAACAATATTACCGATACAGTAAAACATTTACTAATCATTAATGTGATTATGTTTGTTGGTACACTTGCTATAGGAAATAATGGTGTTTTATTTTACGATTGGTTTGCATTACACTTCCCAAAAAACGACACATTTCAATTGTGGCAAATTTTCACCCATATGTTTATGCATGGTGGTTTTATGCATTTATTTTTTAACATGTTTGCATTGTGGATGTTTGGTACAGCTGTAGAGCAACGCTTTGGCAGTAAGAAATTCTTATTCTTTTATATTTCTTCGGGTCTTGGTGCTGCATTAATTATGATTGGTTATTATTTCTTTCAGTATTACAGTGGACTGTCTACATTAAATGAATCTGGTTTTGATACGGCTCAAGTTATAGACGTTTTAAAATCTGGATATAACCGATACGACACGCGTTGGGAAAGTGTTTTAAACCAAGACCAATTAGGAAACTTTGTTGGCGTATTTAATAGTACAATGGTTGGGGCTTCTGGAGCTATTATGGGCGTTCTAGTTGCTTTTGGAATGTTATATCCTGAATCGAAATTAATGTTGATTTTCTTACCCATTCCTATAAAAGCTAAATATTTTATTCCTGGAATTATTATTTTAGATTTAATTTCAGCTGTAACAGGGCAATCTTTTTTCAGTCCAAGCAACACGGCTTATGTCGCTCACGTTGGTGGTGCCCTAACAGGCTTTTTAATTATGTGGTATTGGAAAAAAACACAGTTTAATAAAAATCGTTGGGATTAA
- a CDS encoding tetratricopeptide repeat protein: MATYKKRGYKPKANKEKEVEDVVVDEQDSTTAEVFNTLDETASKTEDWVIKNQKYIFIIIAVVAAVVLGYLGYNQFIAKPKQAEAMNEIFQAKKYFNEAVTGTAKDSLYTLALNGGEGKLGMVDIASEYSGTKAGNLANYYAGMAYLNLKDYKNAVSYLSDFNSEDEVLAPMAKGGIGDAFVQLNQTEDALSYYEEAAKMRANEFTTPLYLYKAGVTALELNQADKALNFFNKIKEEYPSSTQATNIDVFIGKAQGLTN; the protein is encoded by the coding sequence ATGGCAACTTACAAGAAAAGAGGATATAAACCTAAAGCAAACAAGGAAAAAGAAGTTGAAGACGTTGTAGTAGACGAACAAGACTCTACAACAGCAGAAGTGTTTAATACCTTAGATGAAACCGCTTCTAAAACAGAAGATTGGGTTATTAAAAACCAAAAATATATTTTTATAATTATTGCTGTAGTAGCAGCAGTGGTTTTAGGATACTTAGGATATAACCAATTTATTGCCAAGCCTAAACAAGCCGAAGCAATGAACGAAATTTTCCAAGCTAAAAAATACTTTAACGAGGCTGTAACAGGAACCGCTAAAGATTCGCTTTACACATTAGCACTTAATGGTGGTGAAGGAAAATTAGGTATGGTTGATATTGCTTCTGAATACAGCGGAACAAAAGCTGGTAACTTAGCTAATTACTACGCAGGTATGGCTTATCTAAACTTAAAAGATTATAAAAATGCCGTATCTTATTTAAGTGATTTTAATAGTGAAGATGAAGTATTAGCCCCTATGGCTAAAGGTGGTATTGGCGATGCTTTCGTGCAACTTAATCAAACCGAAGACGCGTTAAGCTATTACGAAGAAGCTGCAAAAATGCGTGCTAATGAATTTACAACACCATTATATTTATACAAGGCTGGTGTAACTGCATTAGAGTTAAATCAAGCAGATAAAGCGTTAAATTTCTTCAACAAAATAAAAGAAGAGTACCCATCATCTACACAAGCAACAAATATTGATGTATTTATAGGTAAAGCACAAGGGTTGACCAATTAA
- a CDS encoding WbqC family protein — MDILIHPTYFPSVSHFVAMVKADNVVFEMEDNFQKQTYRNRTYIYAANGKLLLNVPVSFTQKNRQKYREVKIFNEENWQSNHWKSLLSAYSTSPFFEFYRDDLEPIFKKAFTSLIDLNFETIYVICECLQLELNIEKTSSFEKEVTSKIDFRHLVKAKGADIIPFEPYTQVFSEKHGYINNLSILDVLFNEGPNTLNYLQAQDLDL; from the coding sequence ATGGATATACTTATTCATCCAACATATTTTCCATCTGTATCGCATTTTGTGGCTATGGTTAAGGCAGATAATGTCGTTTTTGAGATGGAAGATAATTTTCAAAAGCAAACCTATAGAAATCGTACCTATATTTATGCTGCCAATGGTAAACTGTTGCTAAATGTTCCTGTTTCTTTTACCCAAAAAAACCGACAAAAATATCGTGAGGTAAAGATTTTTAATGAAGAAAACTGGCAAAGTAATCATTGGAAATCACTATTGTCTGCTTATAGTACGTCGCCTTTTTTTGAGTTTTACAGGGATGATTTGGAACCTATTTTTAAAAAAGCATTCACGTCTCTTATCGATTTAAATTTTGAAACAATTTATGTGATTTGCGAATGTCTTCAACTCGAATTAAATATAGAAAAGACCTCTAGTTTTGAAAAAGAGGTCACCAGTAAAATAGATTTTAGACATTTAGTTAAAGCCAAAGGAGCAGACATTATACCATTTGAACCTTATACACAGGTATTTTCTGAAAAGCACGGTTACATTAATAATCTTAGTATTTTAGATGTGCTGTTTAACGAAGGTCCTAATACGTTAAATTACTTACAAGCTCAAGATCTTGATTTATGA